Proteins co-encoded in one Coprobacter tertius genomic window:
- a CDS encoding DUF3575 domain-containing protein has protein sequence MKLLKNLFIFALFLGSVSVPAQKLALKSNLLYDVNATINLGVEMALGRKVTLDVSGNYNGWTYAENRKMKHWLLQPELRWWTCDRFSGHFWGLHALAGQFNFNGMLPFTFGNRQVLAAVAPNGLAKYRYEGFISGFGVSYGYQWILGKRWSLEASIGLGYAYMDYNKFGCEKCAEKKGHNRSHYFGPTKAALSIIYIIK, from the coding sequence ATGAAGCTACTTAAAAACCTGTTCATATTCGCACTGTTCCTCGGCTCGGTCTCCGTTCCGGCCCAGAAACTCGCCTTGAAATCGAATCTGTTGTACGATGTAAACGCCACGATCAATCTCGGGGTAGAAATGGCGCTCGGGCGCAAAGTCACCCTCGACGTTTCGGGAAACTATAACGGTTGGACTTACGCCGAAAACCGGAAGATGAAACACTGGCTCCTGCAACCCGAGCTGCGCTGGTGGACCTGCGATCGCTTCTCGGGACATTTCTGGGGATTGCACGCCCTGGCCGGGCAGTTCAACTTCAACGGCATGCTGCCGTTTACCTTCGGTAACCGGCAAGTTCTGGCCGCCGTCGCTCCCAACGGACTCGCCAAATACCGCTACGAAGGCTTTATCAGCGGGTTCGGCGTCAGCTACGGTTACCAGTGGATTCTCGGCAAGCGATGGAGTCTCGAGGCCTCTATCGGCCTCGGATACGCCTATATGGATTACAACAAGTTCGGCTGCGAGAAATGCGCCGAGAAAAAAGGTCATAACCGCTCGCATTATTTCGGTCCCACCAAAGCCGCTCTTTCGATCATATATATCATTAAATAA
- a CDS encoding RrF2 family transcriptional regulator — MFLVSTRCGIIACRLLAEAFGSGTYLNAQAIAAHYNMNVRSLMPALRQLTRSGILQSRVGGKQPGFIFARDPSEISLLDVVTALEGSVSVPCCREVIKDLNCDCGNSGECAVYRLFDGLLTYSKRKLASVSVAEFARTGNGLFARTGLGLEFK; from the coding sequence ATGTTTTTGGTATCTACAAGATGTGGGATTATTGCCTGTCGGCTGCTGGCCGAGGCCTTCGGTAGCGGTACTTACCTCAACGCCCAGGCCATAGCCGCTCATTATAATATGAATGTGCGTTCGCTCATGCCGGCCCTGCGCCAACTTACCCGATCGGGAATTTTGCAGAGCCGGGTAGGCGGCAAGCAGCCCGGGTTTATCTTCGCCCGCGACCCGTCCGAAATTTCCCTGCTCGATGTAGTTACCGCCCTCGAGGGCAGCGTTAGCGTTCCCTGCTGCCGGGAAGTGATAAAAGACCTCAACTGCGATTGCGGCAACAGCGGCGAGTGCGCCGTATACCGTCTCTTCGACGGGTTGCTCACTTACAGTAAAAGAAAACTGGCTTCGGTTTCGGTCGCCGAATTCGCGCGTACCGGAAACGGTCTTTTCGCGCGTACCGGCCTCGGACTCGAATTTAAGTAA
- a CDS encoding AraC family transcriptional regulator, which produces MNYKTDSETGFSTGSALRGECFDTDGHPLDTNRLIFILQGSASITRDGEETVFVDEGQFVFIPVSSSYTCEVIRQVRYLCLSFTHDHISFCDKYMLENYFKEVKDVEPGFGPLAVRPPIDLFLSLLQVYLSSGVNCVHLHEIKEKELFILLRAVYTREELVRLFYPIMGYRVDFKSIVLKNKDTVTSRDELARLTGMSVSDLARKFRAEFGESPYSWLLKQKNRRILTMLSFPTVRIKDIINEFNFSTPASFNRYCKVHFGCAPRELLRYVRENAARPEKE; this is translated from the coding sequence ATGAATTACAAAACCGATTCCGAAACCGGCTTTTCTACCGGTTCCGCTCTTCGGGGCGAGTGTTTCGATACCGACGGGCATCCGCTCGATACCAACCGTCTTATTTTTATCCTGCAAGGCAGTGCGAGCATCACCCGCGACGGGGAAGAAACCGTTTTCGTCGATGAGGGACAGTTCGTTTTCATCCCTGTTTCGTCGTCTTATACCTGCGAGGTGATTCGTCAGGTTCGTTATCTCTGTCTTTCGTTCACGCACGATCACATCTCGTTTTGCGACAAATACATGCTCGAGAATTATTTCAAAGAGGTAAAAGATGTCGAGCCCGGTTTCGGTCCGCTTGCCGTGCGTCCGCCGATCGATCTCTTCCTGAGTCTCCTGCAGGTATATCTTTCCTCGGGAGTCAATTGTGTCCACCTGCACGAGATCAAAGAAAAAGAACTTTTCATTCTGCTGCGCGCCGTCTATACCCGCGAAGAACTGGTGCGGCTTTTCTATCCCATCATGGGCTACCGGGTCGATTTCAAAAGTATCGTACTCAAAAATAAAGATACCGTTACCAGCCGCGATGAGCTTGCCCGACTTACCGGCATGAGTGTTTCCGACCTCGCCCGCAAGTTCCGCGCCGAGTTCGGCGAGTCGCCCTATTCCTGGCTGCTCAAACAGAAAAACCGCCGTATCCTCACCATGCTTAGTTTCCCTACCGTGCGCATCAAAGATATCATCAACGAATTCAACTTTTCCACACCGGCCTCGTTCAACCGGTATTGCAAAGTGCATTTCGGATGCGCCCCCCGGGAATTACTCCGGTACGTGCGTGAAAACGCGGCTCGGCCTGAAAAGGAATAA